One window of the Xenopus tropicalis strain Nigerian chromosome 10, UCB_Xtro_10.0, whole genome shotgun sequence genome contains the following:
- the MGC89221 gene encoding MGC89221 protein precursor (The RefSeq protein has 1 substitution compared to this genomic sequence): MKIFVLLMITAAFAAHSWALDRCSVVRAIRNGGVIGIKGYTLGDYVCLAYQASRYDTSLNRSPTEYGIFQINSYWWCDDGRTVGRKNLCGMSCRSLLNSNIGDDVRCLRRIVRDPNGLDAWSVWTRYCKGRDLSSYASWC; encoded by the exons ATGAAGATCTTTGTTTTGCTTATGATCACTGCAGCTTTTGCTGCTCACAGCTGGGCATCAGATAGGTGCAGTGTGGTGAGAGCGATTAGAAATGGGGGAGTTATTGGCATCAAAGGATATACACTGGGGGACT ATGTGTGCTTAGCTTACCAAGCCAGCCGCTACGACACTTCCCTCAACAGAAGCCCAACAGAGTATGGTATCTTCCAGATCAACAGCTACTGGTGGTGCGACGATGGCAGAACCGTAGGGCGCAAAAACCTCTGTGGAATGTCTTGTAGAA GTTTACTGAACAGTAACATTGGCGATGATGTGAGGTGCCTTAGAAGGATTGTGAGAGATCCCAATGGACTCGATGCTTG GAGTGTTTGGACCAGATACTGTAAAGGAAGAGACCTAAGCTCATACGCCAGTTGGTGCTAA